A genomic stretch from Thunnus maccoyii chromosome 19, fThuMac1.1, whole genome shotgun sequence includes:
- the arrdc3b gene encoding arrestin domain-containing protein 3b: MVLGKVRALAIYFDSLNENNLPVFSGGDLVSGRVVVEVTGDVRVKSLDITAKGVAKVRWTESRNAGANTAYTQNYTEEVEYLHHYDTLIGEERDEDCPEEGLTVLHAGLHEFAFSFNLPQMALATSFEGKHGSVRYWVKAELHRPWLLPVKVKKEFIVFEHIDINTPLLLAPQAGTKEKTLCCWFCASGPISLSAKIERKGYTPGESIQIFAEVENCSSRVVVPKAALYQTQTFFAKGKGKQIQQLVSNLRGDPLPQGKSQSWEGKLLKIPPVSPSILDCPIIRVEYALVVYVDVPGGLNLSLSLPLVIGTIPLHACATRTSSISSNCSTLSWLGLPERPEAPPSYSDLAISESHRRDCLQGCDRSDGEGEDQGSLLTYITEFRYRPPPLYSEVDPYPDPVEVSADVRRPDTCPSR, from the exons ATGGTACTGGGCAAAGTGAGGGCCTTGGCTATCTACTTTGACAGTTTGAATGAGAACAACCTGCCGGTGTTCTCCGGTGGGGACCTGGTGTCAGGGAGGGTGGTGGTGGAAGTTACCGGGGATGTGCGGGTGAAGAGCCTGGACATAACCGCGAAAGGAGTCGCCAAGGTCCGGTGGACAGAGTCCCGGAACGCCGGAGCCAACACGGCTTACACTCAAAACTACACGGAGGAGGTGGAATACTTGCACCATTACGACACGTTgataggagaggagagag ATGAGGACTGTCCAGAGGAAGGCCTGACTGTTCTGCACGCCGGCTTACACGAGTTCGCCTTCAGCTTCAACCTGCCTCAGAT GGCTTTGGCGACTTCCTTCGAAGGGAAGCACGGCAGTGTGAGGTACTGGGTGAAAGCTGAACTGCACCGTCCGTGGCTGCTCCCTGTGAAAGTGAAGAAAGAGTTCATTGTGTTTGAACACATCGACATCAACACGCCGCTGCTGCTG GCCCCTCAGGCTGGTACAAAGGAGAAAACCTTGTGCTGCTGGTTCTGTGCTTCAGGCCCGATCTCCCTCAGTGCCAAGATAGAACGAAAGGGCTACACACCAG GCGAGTCTATCCAAATCTTCGCCGAGGTGGAGAACTGTTCGTCCCGTGTCGTGGTGCCCAAGGCTGCGCTGTACCAGACCCAGACCTTCTTTGCCAAGGGCAAAGGCAAGCAGATCCAGCAGCTGGTGTCCAATCTGAGAGGAGACCCTCTGCCGCAGGGAAAGAGTCAGAGCTGGGAGGGCAAACTGCTGAAGATCCCTCCGGTGTCGCCCTCCATCTTGGACTGTCCCATCATCCGAGTGGAGTACGCTCTCGTG GTGTATGTGGACGTTCCAGGTGGGTTGAACTTGTCTCTCTCGTTGCCGTTGGTGATAGGGACCATACCTCTACACGCCTGTGCCACCCGCACATCCAGCATCAGCAGCAACTGCAGCACGTTAAGCTGGCTGGGCCTGCCAGAAAGACCTGAGG CACCGCCGAGCTACAGCGATCTGGCAATATCAGAGTCTCACAGGCGGGATTGCCTGCAGGGCTGTGATAGGTCTGACGGGGAGGGAGAGGACCAGGGATCTCTGCTAACATACATCACAGAGTTCAGATATCGGCCCCCGCCACTCTACTCAGAG GTTGACCCTTATCCTGACCCTGTGGAGGTGTCCGCGGACGTCAGGAGACCCGACACGTGTCCGTCCCGCTGA